The following coding sequences are from one Bradyrhizobium sp. 200 window:
- the sppA gene encoding signal peptide peptidase SppA — MSLDSDVIVDRRRIRRKLTFWRVVAGLVAIAAIVTVGAIATKSGPAALTASGSIARVNIEGLIRSDQQRVEALERLEKSSHAAVIVHINSPGGTTAGSEQLYDSLVRLKAKKPVVVVVEGLAASGGYIAALAADQIVARQSSLVGSIGVLFQFPNFTELLKTVGVKVEEVKSSPLKAAPNGYEPTSPEARAALDALVKDSYAWFRGLVKERRGMDEALLEKVADGRVFTGRQAVELKLIDQLGDEKAAVAWLVSEKKIKSDLPVRDYKLTPRFGDLTFLRTAASITFDALGLSSIARQIEQGGVAQAVDQLSLDGMLALWRPAAPN, encoded by the coding sequence ATGTCGCTCGATTCGGACGTGATCGTCGATCGCCGCAGGATCCGCCGCAAGCTGACCTTCTGGCGCGTCGTGGCCGGCCTGGTTGCGATCGCGGCGATCGTCACCGTCGGCGCGATCGCGACAAAGAGCGGGCCGGCTGCGCTGACGGCATCGGGATCGATCGCGCGCGTCAATATCGAAGGGCTGATTCGCAGCGACCAGCAACGGGTCGAGGCGCTGGAGCGGCTGGAGAAATCGAGCCACGCCGCCGTCATCGTCCACATCAACTCGCCGGGCGGCACTACGGCCGGGTCCGAGCAGCTTTACGACTCCCTGGTGCGGCTGAAGGCCAAGAAACCGGTTGTCGTGGTGGTCGAGGGGCTCGCCGCCTCGGGCGGCTACATCGCGGCCCTCGCCGCCGATCAGATCGTCGCCCGCCAGAGTTCGCTGGTCGGATCGATCGGCGTGCTGTTTCAGTTTCCGAATTTCACCGAGCTGTTGAAGACCGTGGGCGTCAAGGTCGAGGAGGTGAAATCCTCCCCGTTGAAGGCTGCGCCCAACGGTTACGAGCCGACCAGTCCCGAGGCGCGCGCCGCTCTCGACGCGCTGGTGAAGGATTCCTATGCCTGGTTCCGCGGCCTGGTGAAGGAGCGGCGCGGCATGGATGAAGCGCTGCTGGAAAAGGTCGCGGACGGACGGGTCTTCACCGGCCGTCAGGCGGTCGAACTGAAGCTGATCGATCAGCTCGGCGACGAAAAGGCAGCCGTCGCATGGCTGGTTTCCGAGAAGAAGATCAAAAGCGACCTGCCGGTGCGCGATTACAAGCTCACTCCGCGGTTCGGCGACCTGACGTTTCTGCGAACGGCGGCTTCGATCACCTTCGATGCGCTCGGCCTGAGTTCCATCGCGCGTCAGATCGAGCAGGGGGGCGTCGCCCAGGCGGTCGATCAGCTCTCGCTTGACGGCATGCTGGCGTTGTGGCGCCCCGCAGCCCCCAACTGA
- the rpsA gene encoding 30S ribosomal protein S1 has protein sequence MASTAASYNPTRDDFAAMLDESFAGGNLQESSVIKGKVVAIEKDMAVIDVGLKTEGRVALREFAGPGRESDLKVGDEVEVFLDRIENALGEAVLSRDKARREESWGKLEKAFNNNEKVHGVIFNQVKGGFTVDLDGAVAFLPRSQVDIRPIRDVAPLMNNSQPFQILKMDRRRGNIVVSRRTVLEETRAEQRQELVQNLEEGQVIDGVVKNITDYGAFVDLGGIDGLLHVTDIAWRRVNHPTEVLTIGQTVKVKIIKINHETHRISLGMKQLLDDPWQGIEAKYPLNARFTGRVTNITDYGAFVELEPGIEGLIHVSEMSWTKKNMHPGKIVSTSQEVEVQVLEVDSVKRRISLGLKQTMRNPWEVFVEKFPVGSTVEGEVKNKTEFGLFLGLDGDVDGMVHLSDLDWKLPGEQVIDNFKKGDMVKAVVLDVDVEKERISLGVKQLEGDPFAEPGDVKKGAVVTCEVLEVKEAGIEVKISGTDFTTFIKRSELARDRNDQRAERFAVGEKVDARVIQFDKKARKVQVSIKALEVAEEKEAIAQYGSSDSGATLGDILGTALKNRDK, from the coding sequence TGCTGCTTCTTATAATCCTACCCGCGACGATTTCGCTGCAATGCTGGACGAGTCCTTCGCCGGCGGCAATCTGCAGGAAAGCTCCGTCATCAAGGGCAAGGTGGTTGCAATTGAAAAGGACATGGCCGTCATTGACGTCGGCCTGAAGACCGAAGGCCGCGTGGCGCTGCGCGAATTCGCCGGCCCCGGCCGCGAAAGCGATCTCAAAGTTGGCGACGAAGTCGAGGTGTTCCTCGACAGGATCGAAAATGCGCTCGGCGAAGCCGTGCTGTCGCGCGACAAGGCGCGCCGCGAGGAAAGCTGGGGCAAGCTCGAGAAGGCCTTCAACAACAACGAGAAGGTCCACGGCGTCATCTTCAACCAGGTCAAGGGCGGCTTCACGGTCGATCTCGATGGCGCTGTTGCCTTCCTGCCGCGCTCGCAGGTCGACATCCGTCCGATCCGCGACGTTGCGCCGCTGATGAACAACTCGCAGCCGTTCCAGATCCTCAAGATGGATCGCCGCCGCGGCAACATCGTGGTGTCGCGCCGCACGGTTCTGGAAGAGACCCGCGCCGAGCAGCGCCAGGAACTGGTGCAGAACCTCGAAGAAGGTCAGGTGATCGACGGCGTGGTCAAGAACATCACCGATTACGGTGCGTTCGTTGATCTCGGCGGCATCGACGGCCTGCTCCACGTCACCGATATCGCCTGGCGCCGGGTCAATCACCCGACCGAGGTGCTCACTATCGGTCAGACCGTCAAGGTCAAGATCATCAAGATCAACCACGAGACCCACCGCATTTCGCTCGGCATGAAGCAGTTGCTGGACGATCCGTGGCAGGGCATCGAGGCCAAGTACCCGCTGAACGCGCGCTTCACCGGCCGCGTCACCAACATCACCGACTACGGCGCGTTCGTAGAACTGGAGCCGGGCATCGAAGGCCTGATCCACGTCTCGGAAATGTCGTGGACCAAGAAGAACATGCATCCCGGCAAGATCGTTTCGACCTCGCAGGAAGTCGAAGTGCAGGTTCTCGAAGTCGATTCGGTCAAGCGCCGCATCTCGCTCGGCCTCAAGCAGACCATGCGCAACCCCTGGGAAGTCTTCGTCGAGAAGTTCCCGGTCGGCTCGACCGTCGAAGGCGAAGTCAAGAACAAGACCGAGTTCGGTCTGTTCCTCGGTCTCGACGGCGATGTCGACGGCATGGTCCATCTGTCCGACCTCGACTGGAAGCTTCCGGGCGAGCAGGTCATCGACAACTTCAAGAAGGGCGACATGGTCAAGGCCGTGGTGCTCGACGTCGATGTCGAAAAGGAGCGCATCTCGCTCGGCGTCAAGCAGCTCGAAGGCGACCCCTTCGCAGAACCTGGCGACGTCAAGAAGGGCGCGGTCGTGACCTGCGAAGTGCTCGAAGTGAAGGAAGCCGGCATCGAGGTGAAGATCTCGGGCACCGACTTCACCACCTTCATCAAGCGCTCCGAACTCGCCCGTGATCGCAACGACCAGCGCGCCGAACGGTTTGCCGTCGGCGAGAAGGTCGATGCGCGCGTGATCCAGTTCGACAAGAAGGCCCGCAAGGTGCAGGTCTCGATCAAGGCGCTGGAAGTCGCCGAAGAGAAGGAAGCCATCGCACAGTACGGCTCCTCCGATTCGGGAGCGACGCTTGGCGACATTCTCGGCACCGCGCTCAAGAACCGCGACAAGTAA